The DNA segment ATCCGCGCTTAGCGGGCTGCAATGGCTGGCGGTGGTGCTGTTTGCCTTCCTCTCCGGCTTGCACATCGGCGGCGCGCAGCAGCCAGGGATACGGCGCATTGCGATGGCGGCCGCGCTGGGCAGCGTGCTGGTGCCGTTCGCGCTCGGCACGGCAGCTGGCGCCTGGCTGGCCTACGCCACCCCGGATGCCGTAGGGCATGCGGCATCCGCCTGGCAATTCGCTTTCGCCGTGGGGGTGTCCATGGCGGTGACGGCGCTGCCGGTGCTGGGGGCGATCCTGCGGGAAATGAAGCTGTCCGACTCCGTGCCCGGCCAGTTGGCGGTCGGCTGCGCCGCCTTCAGCGATGCGGCCATCTGGCTGGTGCTGTCGGCCATCCTCGCCAGCGCGGGTCGTTCCTCAAGCTATGACTTCCTGCGGCTGGCTTGCCTGGGCCTTGCCTACGTTGGTGCGATGCTGTGGCTGGTACGCCCGCTGCTGGCGCGCATGCTGCCGCGGATGGCCGCCGTTGATGCACGCCTGGCGCTGGTTGCGGTGTTGATCTTCGGCTCGGCGCTGATCTCCGAATCGATCGGCCTGCACTACATCCTCGGCGGCTTCCTCGCGGGCGTCGTGCTGCCGCGCGATGCGGCCGGCGAGCTCCGGCGCCAGCTCGAGCCGGCCACCGTGGTGGTCCTGATGCCGTTCTTCTTCCTGATGACCGGGCTGCGTACCGACATCGCCATCGGCGGTCAGGCGACGCTTTTGGTGTTCGGCCTGAGCACCATGGTCGCGGTGGCCGGCAAGGTGGTCGGGGCCGCATTGCCGGCACGCCTGGCCGGCCTGCCGCGGCGCGAGGCCTGGATGCTGGGCGCACTGGTCCAGACCAAGGGGCTGATGGAAGTGGTCGTGCTGGGAATCTTGTTCGAAGCCGGGCTGATCGGCATGACGGCCTTCTCCGGCCTGCTGCTGATGGCGCTGGCCACCACCGTGCTGGCCAAGCCGCTGACGCGCGCGGCGGCGCGCCTGCGCGAGCGCTGAGCCGCGCTTGCCGTCGACGGCCCGGCAGGTCAATACATTATGTCTAGCGGATCTGCGCGCATGTGCCGCTGCGCGGATCGAACAGCACGGGCCAGGCTTGCTCGTAGATACCCGGGGTGCAATGCTGCTCGCAATGCGCATGCGCCAGCGTGACGCGCCGCGGGTCCTGCCAGACCATCAGCGTGCAGCCGCTGCCATCGATCGCCTGCAGTTCGATATGCGGGGTCCTGCGCACCTGGCGGAACTCGGTGAGATCGAAGTGGCAGGAGCCATGCCGGCCCACCCATAGCTTCCAGCTCAGGCTGCGCACATCGTTGCTGGCCACCCGCATATGGGCATCCTCGCGAAAGCCGTCTTCCTCCGTGCGCTGGCAATTGGCGGCGATATCGATGTCGTGGGGGGGAATGGGCGTGGCGCGCTCCCGCGCCACGGGGGCGGGGGCCCTTTGTGTCTCGGGTACGCGCGCAGCCGGCGGGGTGGGAGGAGGCAGTGTCACCGTGCATGCCGCCAATGCGGCAGCTAGAGGCCACAAGAGCAAGCGCTTTTTCTTCATGGTGACTCCTTGCGCCCGGTGCCCGCGAGGCAATCTGAATGCGCACACCCGTCTCCATATTTATAGAGGATGAGGCAAGGAAGGCGAGAGGAAAGCGTGCGCACGCGCACCGCTCTCGCTACTTCGGTGCGGTGCCGCTGCCCTCCGAGGCAAGGTGGCCGGCAAGCGCGAGCTGACGGCGAAGCGCTTCAGTAGTGTGGCCCTGTCCGTCGGGGCGCCAGCCGGGCGGCAGGAAGAGAAAGCCGAGCATCGCCCCCAGGCTGCGTGCTTGCGCCAGGTCCCGTCCAAGGTCGAGCCACTGCTGGAACTCGACACGCAGCGGATTGCGCGAGCGCATCGGGGTGACCAGCCCATAGCGGCACGGCACGTCGTCGCGCTCTGCCACGTAGGTGCCGAAGAGCCTGTCGAAGACGATCAGCACGCCGCCGAAGTTGGCATCCAGGTATTCGATATTGGCGGCGTGATGAACCCGATGCGCGGACGGCGTATTCAGGACATATTCCAGCCAGCCGAGCCGCGGGATCCAGGTCGCGTGAATCCAGAATTGATAGAGCAGGTTCAGCGACAAGGTCGCGATCACCACCTCGGGCGGAAAGCCCAGCCACACCAGGGGCGTGAAAAACAGCGTGGTGCCTGTCAGCTTGCCGGTCCAGCCAAGGCGGTAAGCCGTCGACAAGGTGAGCTGGTTAGGCGAGTGATGGACGGCGTGCGTGGCCCAGAAGAAGCGCACGCGGTGCGCCGCGCGATGGTACCAGTAGTAGCAGAACTCCTGGCCGATGAACAAGGCCGTGCCCAGCAGCCAGCTGTTGAGCACGATGGTTTGCAGGCGGTGTTCCCAGGCTAGCGCGAACACGGGCGCCGCCAGCGACAAGGGCAGGAGGACCAGGATCTTGCGCCCGGCCAGGTCTACCAGCGACAGCCATGCCTCATGCCAGTCGAACGTGCCGGGCTTGCGCCAGTGCAGCACCAGCGCTTCCATCAGGGACGCGCCGACCACCACCGGCAAGGCATAGAGCTGAAGGATTTCCAGACGGGTCATGACCGCTCCCGGAGCACGAAGGGGATAGTATGCGGATGATTATATGAGCTAGTATCAGGTTTGCTTACTCGCGTTCCGGAGTCCACGCCATGACCCTGCAAACCCCTGAAGACAGCGGCCCCAGGCGGCGCCGGCCGATGCAGGCGCGGTCGCTGGAGAAGCTGGAACTCATATTTGAGTCGACCATCCGCCTCCTGGACAAGGAGGGGCTGGAGGGTTTGAGCACCAACCGGATCGCCGAGGTGGCCGGCATCAGCATCGGTACGCTCTACCAATATTTCTCGAACAAGCAGGAAGTGATGGAAGCACTGGGGCGCCGGGAGATCGAGAGCGTGATGGGGCGCTTGGGCCTCTTGCTGGGTACGCCCGGCACGCCCGACCCCACGGTGCGCGCCAGGCTATTGGTGCGTGCACTGCTAAGTGCATTTGGCGGCCGTCACCGCGTGCGCAAGCTCTTGCTGGAGGTAGCGCTGGCCTCGGGCAGCAGGCAGGCGCTGGAAGGCTCCGCGGCGCAGGTCGCGCAGTGGCTCAGTTCGGGCCACGCCGTGGACGCCGAGAACCGCGCGCTTGCCATGCGGCCGATGGCCGCCTTCGTCCTCACGCAGGCCGTCATGGGCGTGATGCGCAGCGCGCTGGCGGCGGACGAAACCCTGCTGGCCGATCCTGAACTGGAGGACAACCTGGTGCGCTTGATCCGGGGATTCCTGAATGAGGGTGCCGCGCAGCATCAGGCAGCCGCGAGGGGTGCCTGACGCCGTTCCTGATCACATCAAAATAATGTCGTACTGTTCCTGGTGGAACGTCGATTCCACCTGCAGCGAGATTGGCTTGCCGATGAAGTCGCCGAGCATGGCCAGATGCTGGCTTTCTTCCTCCAGGAACAAATCGATCACGTGCTGCGAGCCAAGGATGCGGAACTCGCGCGGGTTGAACTGGCGCGATTCGCGCATGATCTCGCGCAGGATGTCGTAGCAGACCGTGCGCGGCGTCTTGACCTGGCCCTTGCCCGTGCACACGGGGCATTGCTCGCACAGCACGTGCGCGAGAGACTCGCGCGTGCGCTTGCGGGTCATCTCCACCAGCCCGAGCTGCGAGAAGCTGTTGACGGTGATGCGGGTGCGGTCGCGCGACAGCGCGCGCTTGAGTTCCGAGAGCACCTGGTCGCGGTGCTCGGTGTTTTCCATATCGATGAAATCGATGATGATGATGCCGCCCAGGTTGCGCAGCCGCAGCTGGCGCGCAATCGTATGCGCCGCTTCCAGGTTGGTCTTGAAGATCGTGTCGTCGAAGTTGCGCGCCCCGACGTAGCCACCGGTGTTGACGTCGATGGTGGTCATGGCCTCCGTCTGGTCGATCATCAGGTAGCCGCCGGACTTGAGGTCGACCCGGCGCGACAGCGCCTTCTCGATCTCGGCGTCGATATTGAAGAGATCGAAGACGGGACGCTCGCCGGTGTAGTGCGACAGGCGTGGCAGCACCGCGGGGGTGTACTCCTGGGCGAACTCGACCAGCTTCTGGAAGTTCTCGCGCGAGTCCACCTGGATCACGTTGGTGGCGTCGTTGACGAAGTCGCGCAGCACGCGCTGGGCCAGGTTGAGGTCCTGGTAGAGCAGGTTGGGCGCGGGCAGCGTGGTGGCGTTCTGGCGGATCGAAGCCCAGATCTTGCGCAGGTAGGCGATGTCATTGCCGAGTTCTTCGTTGCTGGATTCCTCGGCGATGGTGCGCACGATGAAGCCACCGCGCTCATCCGCCGGCACCAGCCCTTGCACGCGGGCGCGCAGGGCTTCGCGGTCGACCTCGCCCTCGATGCGCTGGGAGATGCCGATGTGCGGGTCCTGCGGCAGGTAGACCAGGGTGCGTCCGGCAATGCTGACCTGCGTGGACAGGCGCGCGCCCTTGGTGCCGATCGGGTCCTTGATGACCTGGACCATCAGGGCCTGGCCTTCGTAGAGTGTCTTTTCGATGGCAAGCGGCGCGGCGTTGGCGTTCTTGTCCGGATCGCGCGGGTGCCAGATGTCGGCGACGTGGAGGAAGGCGGCGCGCTCCAGCCCGATATCGATGAAGGCGGACTGCATGCCGGGCAGCACGCGCACGACCTTGCCGAGGTAGATGTTGCCGACGAGCCCGCGCGACAGTGTGCGCTCGACGTGGAGTTCCTGCACGGCGGCCTGCTGCACGATGGCCACGCGTGTTTCCTGCGGTGTGATGTTGACGAGGATGTCTTCAGTCATAGTGGATGAAACTCGTCGCCGGCTGACCGGCCAGGTGGTTGTCCGCATTGCGCTGCCATGCGTCCCGCGGGCGCTGCCGTGGCCACGGGGGCAGCAGCTTGAAGCGCGAACGGATGGGCGGCGGCGGGGTTCTCAGAACCGCAGATGGGCCTGTCTGAGCAGCGAAGCCGTCTCGAACAGGGGCAAACCCATGATACCCGAATAGCTGCCGTCGATTCGCTCGACGAACTCGGCCGCGCGGCCCTGGATGCCATAGGCGCCGGCCTTGCCGGCCGGTTCACCGCTGGCAACATAGGCGGCAATCTCGTCGGCGGTCATGGTGCGAAAGCTCACCTCGGAGACCGACAGCGCGTGGCGCTGGCCGAGCGCGGAAACCACGGTTACCGCGGTCAGCACGCGGTGGGTGCGCCCGGACAGGGCGGCCAGCATGCGGGCGGCATCGGCGTCGTCGGCGGGCTTGCCGAGGATTTCGCCGTCCAGGCAGACGGTGGTGTCCGAGGTCAGGATGGGGGCGTCGGGCAGGGCGCGCCGCTCGCGCCGGCGCAGCGCGGCTTCGGCCTTGAGCGCGCATACGCGCTGCACGTAGTCGTCCGGGCTCTCACCCGGCAGCACGACTTCCAGCGCCTCGGCGTCTTCGTTGTCGTCGGCCAGCAGCAATTCGTAGGCAACGCCAAGCTGGGTCAGCAGCTCACGCCGGCGCGGGCTCTGGGAGGCGAGATAGAGGAAGGTATGGGTCACGGCAGGGCGGTGGGGTAGGGCATGCCAAATGCGGTTGCAGCGCATGCGCCGCTTCGGTCGCATTGTACCCTCGGCCTCGCCCGGTGCGCGACACGGGCGCGCCTGGTCTCAGGCGCGGTGGTAAGGGTGGTTCTGCGTGACCGACCAGGCGCGATAGAGCTGCTCAGCCAGCAGCACGCGCACCATGCCGTGCGGCATGGTCAGGCTGGACAGGCGCAGCAGGGTTTGCGCGCGGGCCTTCAGGGCGGGATCGAGGCCGTCGGCGCCGCCAATCAGGAAGGCGACATCGCCGCCTTCGCGCTGCCAGTCGCCCAGCTGGGCGGCGAGCTGTACCGTGGTGAGGTCGCGCCCGCGCTCGTCCAGCGCCACGATGCGGCATTGCTTGGGCAGCGCGGCCTCGATGCGGGCCGCCTCGCGTTGCATCACGGTGGTGGCGTTATTGCTCGACGAGCGCGTCTCGGGCTTGATTTCGCGCAGCTCGATGCGCAGCTCGGGCGGCATGCGCTTCGCGTACTCCGCGAATCCGGTTTCGATCCAGCCGGGCATCTTGTGGCCAACGGCCACGATCAGCAACTGCATGGCGGCAAGCGGACCGGTCCGGCTCAGGCCGAGCGGGTGGCGCGCTTGCGCGCGACCGGAGCCTTGGCGGCCGCCGTCTTGGCCGGCGCCTTGGCGGCAGTCTTGGTCGCAGCCGTCTTGGTGGCGGTCTTGCGTGCCACGCCGGTGCCGGCTGCGGTCTTGCGCGGCGCGGCCGTCTTGGCCGGCGCCTTGCGTGCCGGTGCCGAGCCCAGCGCGCTGGTCAGGCGTTTTTGCACGGTCGGGGCGCGGTTGGTGGCGATAGCGTCCGGGTCCGTGTCTTCGTGGCCAAGCGGCGGCGAAGGCTCTTTCATGCCTTCGGGCAGACGGGCCAATGCCGGGCGCAGGCCGGTGGCGCGGCGCGCGGTGCGCACGACCGGGGCGTCGTCTTCGTCTTCGCCGTCGATCGGCTCGCTGGCCTTGGCCAGGCCCTTCTTGGCCGTGGACAGCTTCAGGCGTACCGGCTTGTCACCCCAGAGTTCTTCCAGGTTGTAGTACATGCGCAGCTGGGGCTGCATGATGTGGACGACGGCGTCGCCGCAGTCCACCAGCACCCATTCGCCCGTTTCCAGCCCTTCCACCGCAACGATATGGCC comes from the Cupriavidus basilensis genome and includes:
- a CDS encoding cation:proton antiporter, which gives rise to MNPVSLFFAQACLVVGTPFILWRGLRIGSIVPLVAMQIVGGILLGPSLLGALWPQGWQALFGPAQLSALSGLQWLAVVLFAFLSGLHIGGAQQPGIRRIAMAAALGSVLVPFALGTAAGAWLAYATPDAVGHAASAWQFAFAVGVSMAVTALPVLGAILREMKLSDSVPGQLAVGCAAFSDAAIWLVLSAILASAGRSSSYDFLRLACLGLAYVGAMLWLVRPLLARMLPRMAAVDARLALVAVLIFGSALISESIGLHYILGGFLAGVVLPRDAAGELRRQLEPATVVVLMPFFFLMTGLRTDIAIGGQATLLVFGLSTMVAVAGKVVGAALPARLAGLPRREAWMLGALVQTKGLMEVVVLGILFEAGLIGMTAFSGLLLMALATTVLAKPLTRAAARLRER
- a CDS encoding sterol desaturase family protein; the protein is MTRLEILQLYALPVVVGASLMEALVLHWRKPGTFDWHEAWLSLVDLAGRKILVLLPLSLAAPVFALAWEHRLQTIVLNSWLLGTALFIGQEFCYYWYHRAAHRVRFFWATHAVHHSPNQLTLSTAYRLGWTGKLTGTTLFFTPLVWLGFPPEVVIATLSLNLLYQFWIHATWIPRLGWLEYVLNTPSAHRVHHAANIEYLDANFGGVLIVFDRLFGTYVAERDDVPCRYGLVTPMRSRNPLRVEFQQWLDLGRDLAQARSLGAMLGFLFLPPGWRPDGQGHTTEALRRQLALAGHLASEGSGTAPK
- a CDS encoding TetR/AcrR family transcriptional regulator; the encoded protein is MTLQTPEDSGPRRRRPMQARSLEKLELIFESTIRLLDKEGLEGLSTNRIAEVAGISIGTLYQYFSNKQEVMEALGRREIESVMGRLGLLLGTPGTPDPTVRARLLVRALLSAFGGRHRVRKLLLEVALASGSRQALEGSAAQVAQWLSSGHAVDAENRALAMRPMAAFVLTQAVMGVMRSALAADETLLADPELEDNLVRLIRGFLNEGAAQHQAAARGA
- the rng gene encoding ribonuclease G, with the translated sequence MTEDILVNITPQETRVAIVQQAAVQELHVERTLSRGLVGNIYLGKVVRVLPGMQSAFIDIGLERAAFLHVADIWHPRDPDKNANAAPLAIEKTLYEGQALMVQVIKDPIGTKGARLSTQVSIAGRTLVYLPQDPHIGISQRIEGEVDREALRARVQGLVPADERGGFIVRTIAEESSNEELGNDIAYLRKIWASIRQNATTLPAPNLLYQDLNLAQRVLRDFVNDATNVIQVDSRENFQKLVEFAQEYTPAVLPRLSHYTGERPVFDLFNIDAEIEKALSRRVDLKSGGYLMIDQTEAMTTIDVNTGGYVGARNFDDTIFKTNLEAAHTIARQLRLRNLGGIIIIDFIDMENTEHRDQVLSELKRALSRDRTRITVNSFSQLGLVEMTRKRTRESLAHVLCEQCPVCTGKGQVKTPRTVCYDILREIMRESRQFNPREFRILGSQHVIDLFLEEESQHLAMLGDFIGKPISLQVESTFHQEQYDIILM
- a CDS encoding Maf family protein, with translation MRCNRIWHALPHRPAVTHTFLYLASQSPRRRELLTQLGVAYELLLADDNEDAEALEVVLPGESPDDYVQRVCALKAEAALRRRERRALPDAPILTSDTTVCLDGEILGKPADDADAARMLAALSGRTHRVLTAVTVVSALGQRHALSVSEVSFRTMTADEIAAYVASGEPAGKAGAYGIQGRAAEFVERIDGSYSGIMGLPLFETASLLRQAHLRF
- the rlmH gene encoding 23S rRNA (pseudouridine(1915)-N(3))-methyltransferase RlmH, with the protein product MQLLIVAVGHKMPGWIETGFAEYAKRMPPELRIELREIKPETRSSSNNATTVMQREAARIEAALPKQCRIVALDERGRDLTTVQLAAQLGDWQREGGDVAFLIGGADGLDPALKARAQTLLRLSSLTMPHGMVRVLLAEQLYRAWSVTQNHPYHRA
- the rsfS gene encoding ribosome silencing factor, giving the protein MDIRKLQRAIVDGLEDVKAQDIKVYDTTHLTELFDRVVIASGSSNRQTKALAASVRDTVKEAGGHIVAVEGLETGEWVLVDCGDAVVHIMQPQLRMYYNLEELWGDKPVRLKLSTAKKGLAKASEPIDGEDEDDAPVVRTARRATGLRPALARLPEGMKEPSPPLGHEDTDPDAIATNRAPTVQKRLTSALGSAPARKAPAKTAAPRKTAAGTGVARKTATKTAATKTAAKAPAKTAAAKAPVARKRATRSA